A region of the Styela clava chromosome 1, kaStyClav1.hap1.2, whole genome shotgun sequence genome:
TAAGAAAATAAAAGAGATGTGGaacaaaaattgaagaaaactgGCAAGATTTAAAAAAGtccttaaaattttgaaaattcatctTACACAGAATAGTAAAGGGTGATCATCATGGTGAAATTTAACAGACGAATAACATGGTTGGCtctaatattttgattttaaaagaCTATTTTGGATGCATTGGTAAACCCAGCTGTAAACAATTTTCAGCAGATATACTCACCAAAAATATTTGCGATATCACTGTACTATGTGATACTAAAACATACAGAATTGAATACATGCACTGGTGAGAGGAAAATTGTCAAGTCAGAAGAACATCTTGGctgttattgttttattttacaaaataagtTAAATTGATACCTATCTATGATTGAAAAGGTTGAAAGACACAAAAAGTTCATACCCCTCAAAAAAGATCTTGCCAAACTGAGTGAGACAATAATCAGAATCGAGCTACAGTGGTGTCTGGGTTGTACAGTATGCTCTGTAATCTAATGACTGTAAGAGTGGCTAGTAAAAATAATAGATGAATATCTATGTTCAAAGGAGGATTATCAGAGAAATAGTACAGTGACAATTTCTATTCTATGTAAGTTTTTCACATAATGATTCCATGAAACACCTTAAAAAACAAAGTGCAAAGCTTGAAATTAATTGTGGTCTTGGAAGCAATACCATAATCTCATAATCggaaattttacaaaacattcattcatttactgaaaacacatttttatgaATACCCTATCAAATAAAGAGTACTACTGATAAACTAATGTAGGTTTTCAAAAGGATGAGTCTGAATGATTACCTGATCTATTGTTCCATGATTTCACCCTTAACTTTTTTGTGAGTAATGTCTTCTGTTTTTTTGGGCGTCTCACATGCAGTGATGAAGTACTTTCATATGTATCTCCTGTTGCCGATGAATCACTTAGATTTGAATTGTTGTTAACGGATATCAATGACATATCAGTAATGGGGGAGTGAGCTATCACTGGTGGAGTTCTCCGCATGGTATCTGGAGGAAATTGTTCAGCTTCACTTATGCTAATGAACGCTTCAAAGCTGTACCCGTGATATTGTTTCTTGAGGGGAGTAAGGATTTTAGGAGGACTCACTATGCGTATTTGAGTAGAAGATGATGGCATTGTCGAGATTGGAGAATTCCTAACAACTGGATCAATATTTGGGCTGTTTTGTCTAGAATCCGTTTTAACAATTCGAAAACATGCTTTGGGTTCTTCAAATTTGTACAAATAATTATGGTCATGAAAATAATGCTTTTTGTTGAAATGATATAAAACACGACCAGTCAGCAAATCTTGGCCATATATGAGAGCTTCAGAACGATCATCGACCAATCCATGAATAATAAGCCATGTACAAAGTTCAGTTCCTGTGAATACTTCACTATAAGCCAGAAGTCCTGATCGATGTTCCTTGACAATATCCATTTTGCAATCATCTAAGTGATATCTTACAAATTGTAGACATCTATGCAATGTTTCTCTATCAACAGTTTTTAAATCTGGCAAGCTTATATCTTCAGCGCCATATCTTAACTTTCTCCAAAGTCTCACGAAAGGATCAATGATAAGATCAGAATCAAAACCAAACacacaaaacacaaaaaatcCTTGTCCAAAATTGAGCACACTGTCCAGGAAAGCAACTTCAAAATAGATGCCTTCTTCTTCATCTCTTACCAATCTCCACATTACAAGACACATTCCAATAAACATTGATAATGACAAAAGAAGTAACAGAACAATATGTCGACCTTTTTGGATATCCCCAAACTTACATCTTGTATTGAAAAAACATACTTTTCCCTCATTTTCTCTTATTGAAGCATTATCATCATCAGAATATGAGATCTCAATGTCTGATTTCGGCAAAAGAGGAGACAACTGACTTTGATTATCAATGTTTTCATAGCTATTTGCTGTTTTGAACACTACGATAAGGCATATAATTGTAATAACAAAAGACAAAACTATAATCACAAAAGATGCAATATCTTGTGACCTTCCATATGCAAAAACATTGTCATTGGTATTCATATCGGCACTCGCCATCAAACCCACAGTAGTAAAAAATGACATCACAAATGGTAGAATAATGAACCATATGCATGTGCTCCACAGCCATGTTTGACCCTTCGACAGCACTGCAACCAAAGCCAGTGCCATAGAGGCTGTTAAGAGTCTGGAACTCTTTACTCCAAAATACATCAttccaaacaaaaatatttgtgatgGTTTTGAGCTTTGTTCTCTACAGTAGTACCATAATATAGTACCCAGTGACgagaaaaaaattgcaaataaatatgATGTTGTTATAATATGTGGAACTTTGAGAAATTTTCttccaataataaaaattacaatgcACCAAACAGAACAAAACAGTGTGACGATACTTATGTTTCTATCAACTATTCGAACTtcgttttcaaaaaatttagctGTCATACGACTCATTGACAATGTCCATGCACTGACATACATGATAGGAGCAGATAAAGAAGTGCAAAAAACCATTCCAGCTGCGAGACGATCTACTTCCATTCCATATCGTGAGGCATAAATAATGACGGTGGGTGCAGTTGGAAATGTTCcatataaatatccaaaatcCGCCATAAGATGAACATAGTCTGTCATATTTGTTGAATTCCTAGGAATATGACCCGGTCGATaaacaggcaaaacattactc
Encoded here:
- the LOC120339314 gene encoding lysosomal cholesterol signaling protein-like; the protein is MDFTDIFPALVECFIIILFGYISGRMNIITPKQGQGLGTFVGTFALPALLFKSMVELDFSTVSWAFMVAVLLGKAIVFLLVFCSSLILLKDRRKLSRGSLYAIFTTQSNDFALGYPLIQAVYGNSHPEFLQYIYLLAPISLLVLNPIGFMLLEIDKCRNNDEEYMVVDGSEMTDDEESKTVQVGTSINVVDEDVVNGGNSEFEEEVYEESKFTAKTCLNVIKGVFLNPLVFMVFIGLAGHFIFNGKLPNIISLTLGTLANAFSGAALFYLGLTMVGKISKQQGINLLIPSLLIVAKILILPIIIREFVLILSNVLPVYRPGHIPRNSTNMTDYVHLMADFGYLYGTFPTAPTVIIYASRYGMEVDRLAAGMVFCTSLSAPIMYVSAWTLSMSRMTAKFFENEVRIVDRNISIVTLFCSVWCIVIFIIGRKFLKVPHIITTSYLFAIFFSSLGTILWYYCREQSSKPSQIFLFGMMYFGVKSSRLLTASMALALVAVLSKGQTWLWSTCIWFIILPFVMSFFTTVGLMASADMNTNDNVFAYGRSQDIASFVIIVLSFVITIICLIVVFKTANSYENIDNQSQLSPLLPKSDIEISYSDDDNASIRENEGKVCFFNTRCKFGDIQKGRHIVLLLLLSLSMFIGMCLVMWRLVRDEEEGIYFEVAFLDSVLNFGQGFFVFCVFGFDSDLIIDPFVRLWRKLRYGAEDISLPDLKTVDRETLHRCLQFVRYHLDDCKMDIVKEHRSGLLAYSEVFTGTELCTWLIIHGLVDDRSEALIYGQDLLTGRVLYHFNKKHYFHDHNYLYKFEEPKACFRIVKTDSRQNSPNIDPVVRNSPISTMPSSSTQIRIVSPPKILTPLKKQYHGYSFEAFISISEAEQFPPDTMRRTPPVIAHSPITDMSLISVNNNSNLSDSSATGDTYESTSSLHVRRPKKQKTLLTKKLRVKSWNNRSGNHSDSSF